The Amblyomma americanum isolate KBUSLIRL-KWMA chromosome 5, ASM5285725v1, whole genome shotgun sequence genome window below encodes:
- the LOC144132254 gene encoding uncharacterized protein LOC144132254, whose translation MNRQSAATYLRVCCSDRRRFWTRSLCSSGNVGRCYLLRPLKSAHAWTTLWATTLPQCLVAHHLYFYRPATPQASYRHVSSFHSLSAICSSPLPWVTWLQLRAELEKLATWSWLMRERINKCDITHSLGQADIEQ comes from the exons atgaaccgccaatctgctgcgacttatcttcgagtctgctgctccgaccgccgccgtttctggacacgttcactttgctcgtcgggcaacgtgggacgatgctacctactccgccccttgaaaagcgcgcacgcttggacgacgctctgggccacgacgctgccacaatgtctcgtcgctcatcatctgtatttctacag GCCAGCGACTCCCCAGGCAAGTTACCGCCACGTCTCCAGCTTCCATTCATTGAGCGCCATATGCAGTTCTCCTTTGCCatgggtcacctggctacagttgagagctgag CTTGAAAAGCTAGCGACGTGGTCGTGGCTGATGAGAGAAAGAATCAACAAATGCGA
- the LOC144132252 gene encoding uncharacterized protein LOC144132252 isoform X2 encodes MPTTCVAYGCNAQYEKGSKLGFFRFPNASRDHRRREAWIKAVRRLDDHGRPWAPSSGSRLCGNHFETGRPRMSPRHPDFVPSLFSFSCKNAKRASAVIRFQRAMERTKKKKLREQGSIPSGTLASAVQGGGDDDMDMDGDSEGDLHGTQSQQSSDYAAAGASSNRSQNECDAAHGLLLLQTAATETSDINDIQASEERCPQSSATLLQENLALKKEVQKWKVKYKKLERRTLSVDNIDPTSFKFYTGLANRGLFDALYNHVLNNANIMQYWDCAEKKGKEIEVNMETNS; translated from the exons atgcctacgacatgtgttgcatacggctgcaatgcccaatatgaaaagggaagcaaacttggattttttcgctttccgaacgcttcccgggaccacagacgacgcgaagcgtggataaaagcagttcgccggctcgacgatcatggccgcccttgggcaccgtcaagcggTTCAAGACTGTGTGGGAATCACTTTgagacag GGAGGCCTCggatgtcaccgcggcacccagacttcgttccatCGCTTTTTTCTTTCTCATGCAAGAATGCAAAACGGGCAAGTGCTGTGatccgctttcaacgcgcgatggagcggacaaagaaaaagaagctacgagagcaag gtAGCATACCATCTGGCACTCTTGCTTCTGCAGTACAGGGCGGTGGAG ATGACGACATGGACATGGATGGTGACAGTGAAGGAGACTTGCATG GTACTCAGAGCCAACAGTCTTCTGATTatgcggcagctggcgcttcttcAAACAGAA GCCAAAATGAGTGTGATGCTGCGCATGGCCTGCTGCTTCTGCAGACGGCAGCAACAGAGACAAGCGACATCAATGACATACAGGCGTCAGAAGAAAGGTGCCCTCAAAGTAGCGCAACACTACTTCAAGAAAACCTAGCTCTTAAAAAGGAAGTACAAAAATGGAAAGTTAAATATAAAAAACTGGAAAGGCGGACACTCTCTGTTGACAACATTGACCCAACTTCATTCAAGTTCTATACTGGTCTTGCAAATAGAGGACTGTTTGATGCCTTGTACAATCATGTTCTGAATAATGCAAACATAATGCAGTACTGggactgtgcagaaaaaaaagggaaggaaataGAAGTGAACATGGAGAcaaacagctga
- the LOC144132252 gene encoding uncharacterized protein LOC144132252 isoform X1, with protein MPTTCVAYGCNAQYEKGSKLGFFRFPNASRDHRRREAWIKAVRRLDDHGRPWAPSSGSRLCGNHFETGTDEVLCLNACAVYHELFCSWTGRPRMSPRHPDFVPSLFSFSCKNAKRASAVIRFQRAMERTKKKKLREQGSIPSGTLASAVQGGGDDDMDMDGDSEGDLHGTQSQQSSDYAAAGASSNRSQNECDAAHGLLLLQTAATETSDINDIQASEERCPQSSATLLQENLALKKEVQKWKVKYKKLERRTLSVDNIDPTSFKFYTGLANRGLFDALYNHVLNNANIMQYWDCAEKKGKEIEVNMETNS; from the exons atgcctacgacatgtgttgcatacggctgcaatgcccaatatgaaaagggaagcaaacttggattttttcgctttccgaacgcttcccgggaccacagacgacgcgaagcgtggataaaagcagttcgccggctcgacgatcatggccgcccttgggcaccgtcaagcggTTCAAGACTGTGTGGGAATCACTTTgagacaggtacggacgaggtactgtgtttaaatgcgtgtgcagtctatcacgaattGTTTTGTTCATGGACAGGGAGGCCTCggatgtcaccgcggcacccagacttcgttccatCGCTTTTTTCTTTCTCATGCAAGAATGCAAAACGGGCAAGTGCTGTGatccgctttcaacgcgcgatggagcggacaaagaaaaagaagctacgagagcaag gtAGCATACCATCTGGCACTCTTGCTTCTGCAGTACAGGGCGGTGGAG ATGACGACATGGACATGGATGGTGACAGTGAAGGAGACTTGCATG GTACTCAGAGCCAACAGTCTTCTGATTatgcggcagctggcgcttcttcAAACAGAA GCCAAAATGAGTGTGATGCTGCGCATGGCCTGCTGCTTCTGCAGACGGCAGCAACAGAGACAAGCGACATCAATGACATACAGGCGTCAGAAGAAAGGTGCCCTCAAAGTAGCGCAACACTACTTCAAGAAAACCTAGCTCTTAAAAAGGAAGTACAAAAATGGAAAGTTAAATATAAAAAACTGGAAAGGCGGACACTCTCTGTTGACAACATTGACCCAACTTCATTCAAGTTCTATACTGGTCTTGCAAATAGAGGACTGTTTGATGCCTTGTACAATCATGTTCTGAATAATGCAAACATAATGCAGTACTGggactgtgcagaaaaaaaagggaaggaaataGAAGTGAACATGGAGAcaaacagctga